A single Campylobacter hyointestinalis subsp. hyointestinalis DNA region contains:
- a CDS encoding epoxyqueuosine reductase QueH, which yields MLVHICCSVDSHYFLQKLKKVYPNERIIGYFYDPNIHPYSEFLLRYKDVKRSCKKLGIELICGDYDYESWLSGTKGLEKEPEKGKRCEYCFDFRVGNSAKMALNLGCKRLTTTLLMSPKKDFTQLKNALKNAVKDTSLEPVAVDFRKNGGTMEQFDLAKKDKLYHQNYCGCVFALEKQRAKDEIFDELFEPLGGQVQFGSIKSRLKLYKKVRKYEKNGIEFDLVRKKILNYRLKFAKVCVDGVLVPSYMLFYSHFGRNTLKFTLHSGGELINVMNEGAKLLSLAKFNELGGFDYKDVLKLMRCPPKLGRELKVRKLIEVGFSLSPIIVLDEIRAGKFEVQASSVIYPQIIEKVKI from the coding sequence TTGTTAGTCCATATATGCTGTAGCGTCGATAGTCACTACTTTTTACAAAAGCTTAAAAAAGTATATCCAAACGAGCGAATTATCGGTTATTTTTATGATCCAAACATTCATCCTTATAGCGAGTTTTTGTTGCGTTATAAAGACGTAAAAAGAAGCTGTAAAAAGCTAGGGATCGAGCTTATATGTGGAGACTATGACTATGAAAGTTGGCTTAGCGGTACGAAAGGACTTGAAAAAGAGCCTGAAAAAGGTAAAAGGTGCGAGTATTGTTTTGATTTTCGTGTAGGAAATTCTGCTAAAATGGCGTTAAATTTAGGCTGTAAAAGGCTTACTACAACGCTTTTAATGAGTCCAAAAAAAGACTTTACTCAGCTAAAAAATGCACTAAAAAATGCCGTAAAAGATACGAGTTTAGAACCTGTGGCAGTGGATTTCCGTAAGAATGGCGGGACAATGGAACAGTTTGATCTAGCTAAAAAAGATAAGCTTTATCATCAAAATTACTGTGGTTGTGTATTTGCTCTAGAAAAACAAAGAGCCAAAGATGAGATCTTTGACGAGCTTTTTGAGCCTTTGGGCGGGCAGGTTCAGTTTGGCTCTATAAAAAGCCGTTTAAAATTATATAAAAAAGTTAGAAAATATGAAAAAAACGGTATAGAATTTGATCTAGTGAGAAAAAAAATACTAAACTATCGTCTGAAATTTGCAAAAGTTTGTGTTGATGGTGTTCTTGTGCCTAGTTATATGCTGTTTTATTCGCATTTTGGTAGAAATACGCTTAAATTTACTCTTCATAGTGGGGGTGAGCTGATAAATGTAATGAACGAGGGCGCTAAGCTCTTAAGTCTTGCTAAGTTTAATGAGCTTGGCGGATTTGATTATAAAGATGTTTTGAAGCTTATGAGATGTCCGCCTAAATTAGGACGCGAACTAAAAGTAAGAAAACTTATAGAAGTCGGTTTTAGCTTATCTCCTATCATCGTACTTGATGAGATAAGGGCTGGAAAGTTTGAAGTACAAGCTAGTAGTGTTATCTATCCGCAGATCATAGAAAAGGTAAAAATTTAA
- a CDS encoding c-type cytochrome → MKELKAFIVVVIVTGIIYWGVEPYAHSVLHPHVEPANFDFAKEDIDLAKLNAANSQAALQTAKASNNEEAIKSAQKIADIDKATLDKYTAFWDDINSIDLAKGDANRGAELVNAAGCTGCHGIASANVPEPMDPRAASESFGVAPPDLSTAGYLYDPKFLAALIKDPVTALKVGHKFGDENPFPMTAFMGAGGDLNSEIADLVAYFKSIAPKEMSDKEVFVNACARCHDMKYEGVYTNGNKQSIASYLGTTPPDLSMYIRSRSIDYLHNFINDTQKLLPGTSMPRVGLNEKAQNQAIAYMSQAGDSKKAERETTGLYMMGYFFILGIFALLWKKKIWSKLH, encoded by the coding sequence ATGAAAGAGTTAAAGGCGTTCATCGTAGTCGTAATAGTCACTGGTATCATCTACTGGGGAGTTGAGCCTTACGCACATTCAGTTTTGCACCCTCACGTAGAACCGGCAAATTTTGATTTTGCAAAAGAAGATATAGACCTTGCTAAATTAAACGCGGCAAATTCTCAAGCCGCCTTGCAAACAGCAAAAGCGAGCAATAACGAAGAAGCTATAAAATCAGCTCAAAAAATAGCAGATATAGACAAAGCTACTTTGGACAAATATACAGCATTTTGGGATGATATAAACTCTATAGATCTTGCTAAAGGCGACGCAAACAGAGGTGCCGAGCTCGTAAATGCAGCAGGTTGTACAGGATGTCACGGTATAGCATCAGCAAATGTTCCTGAGCCTATGGATCCAAGAGCCGCTAGTGAAAGCTTTGGCGTAGCTCCTCCTGATCTTAGCACTGCTGGATATCTTTATGATCCTAAATTCCTAGCCGCTCTTATCAAAGATCCGGTTACCGCACTAAAAGTCGGTCATAAATTCGGCGATGAAAATCCATTCCCTATGACTGCGTTTATGGGTGCTGGCGGTGATCTAAACAGTGAGATTGCTGACCTAGTAGCTTACTTTAAAAGTATAGCTCCAAAAGAGATGAGCGATAAAGAAGTATTTGTAAATGCTTGTGCGAGATGTCATGATATGAAATATGAGGGCGTCTATACAAACGGTAACAAACAAAGCATAGCAAGCTATCTTGGCACTACGCCTCCAGATCTTTCTATGTATATCCGTTCAAGAAGTATTGATTACTTGCATAACTTTATAAACGATACTCAAAAACTTCTTCCTGGCACTTCTATGCCACGTGTCGGACTAAATGAGAAGGCTCAAAATCAAGCAATTGCTTATATGAGCCAAGCAGGAGATAGCAAAAAAGCTGAGCGTGAAACAACTGGTCTATATATGATGGGTTATTTCTTTATACTTGGTATATTTGCACTACTTTGGAAAAAGAAAATTTGGTCTAAATTACACTAA
- a CDS encoding cytochrome b — protein sequence MAHITKATSVYDWFEQRIAITKLWNVLAGQYWIPKNINFLWAMGVILTTLFTVLFVTGLLLVMYYKPDANLAFDSVNYTIMKEVEYGWLWRHMHAVAASVIFLILYIHAFVGIYYGSYKKGREMIWISGMLLFLIFSAEAFSGYMLPWGQMSYWAAQVITQLFGGIPVIGEAVVEWIRGDYAVSDPTLTRFFMLHVCLLPIVIIMVVVIHFYTLRVPHVNNLEGEEIDFELEAEKYLSGDTKNSKVIPFWPGFLSKDFMYISFFMIFFTYLVSFHFSFAMDPINFDPANASKTPTHIYPEWYFLWQYEILRGFFFDIGPMKAADIGLLAFAFAGISLFFMPLYDRSDVVAPAHKRKAFFVWFWLLIIDLIILTVYGKLPPTGFNAWVGFYASVGYLVLLLVVLPIITIRERKGNK from the coding sequence ATGGCACATATTACAAAAGCTACTAGTGTTTATGATTGGTTCGAGCAACGTATCGCTATCACTAAGTTATGGAATGTTTTAGCTGGACAATACTGGATCCCAAAAAATATAAATTTCCTTTGGGCAATGGGTGTTATCCTTACGACGTTATTTACAGTTTTGTTTGTGACTGGTCTTTTGCTAGTTATGTACTACAAACCAGATGCAAATTTGGCTTTTGATAGCGTAAATTACACTATTATGAAAGAAGTCGAGTATGGTTGGCTATGGCGTCATATGCACGCAGTTGCGGCTTCAGTTATATTTTTGATACTTTATATCCACGCATTTGTAGGAATTTATTATGGTTCATACAAAAAAGGTCGCGAGATGATATGGATAAGCGGTATGCTTCTTTTCCTTATATTTTCAGCTGAAGCATTCAGCGGATATATGTTGCCTTGGGGACAAATGAGCTACTGGGCAGCACAAGTTATCACTCAACTATTTGGCGGAATTCCTGTTATAGGTGAAGCAGTCGTTGAATGGATAAGAGGAGATTACGCAGTTAGCGATCCTACTCTTACTAGATTTTTTATGCTACACGTTTGTTTACTTCCTATAGTAATTATCATGGTTGTAGTTATCCACTTCTACACTCTAAGAGTTCCTCATGTAAATAACCTAGAAGGTGAAGAGATAGACTTTGAACTTGAAGCTGAAAAATACTTAAGCGGTGACACAAAAAATTCAAAAGTCATACCATTTTGGCCTGGATTTTTAAGTAAAGACTTTATGTATATATCATTTTTTATGATTTTCTTTACTTATTTGGTATCTTTCCATTTTAGCTTTGCTATGGATCCTATAAACTTTGATCCTGCAAACGCTTCAAAAACTCCTACTCACATCTATCCTGAGTGGTATTTCTTGTGGCAATATGAAATTTTACGTGGATTCTTCTTTGATATAGGACCTATGAAAGCTGCTGATATTGGTTTGCTTGCATTCGCATTTGCCGGTATTTCATTATTTTTTATGCCTCTTTATGATAGAAGCGATGTAGTTGCTCCAGCCCACAAAAGAAAGGCATTCTTCGTGTGGTTTTGGCTTCTTATCATCGACTTGATCATACTAACAGTTTATGGAAAGCTTCCTCCAACAGGCTTTAATGCTTGGGTAGGCTTCTATGCTTCTGTTGGTTATCTAGTTTTATTGTTAGTAGTATTGCCTATCATAACAATACGCGAAAGAAAGGGGAATAAATGA
- the petA gene encoding ubiquinol-cytochrome c reductase iron-sulfur subunit, which produces MSVEKQRRDFIGMAFGAVAAVGGAFALVGMKKTWDPLPSVKAAGFTTVDLSPMQAGEFRQVEWRKKPIFIIKKNDEMKANPNRDIVIGNDKYMVAIGLCTHLGCIPSWSASQNTFKCACHGGEFDASGVNTFGPPPRPLDIPPFRIDGTKLVLGEEGPEYKKLVGLA; this is translated from the coding sequence ATGTCTGTAGAGAAGCAAAGACGTGATTTCATAGGCATGGCATTTGGCGCAGTCGCTGCAGTGGGCGGCGCATTTGCTCTTGTTGGTATGAAAAAAACATGGGATCCGCTTCCTAGTGTAAAGGCAGCTGGATTTACGACTGTTGATCTAAGCCCTATGCAAGCTGGAGAGTTCCGCCAAGTAGAATGGCGTAAAAAACCTATTTTCATCATCAAAAAAAATGATGAAATGAAAGCAAATCCAAATAGAGATATAGTTATCGGAAACGATAAATACATGGTAGCTATCGGACTTTGCACACACCTTGGCTGTATCCCTAGCTGGTCAGCTAGTCAAAATACTTTTAAATGCGCATGTCACGGAGGTGAATTTGACGCAAGTGGAGTGAATACTTTTGGACCGCCACCACGCCCACTAGATATCCCACCATTTAGAATCGACGGTACAAAACTTGTTTTAGGCGAAGAAGGTCCTGAATACAAGAAACTCGTCGGCTTAGCTTAA
- a CDS encoding LysE/ArgO family amino acid transporter, whose translation MINAFISGFLLGLSLILPIGAQNAFVLRQGIKKEFIFLVCLICAFSDALMIWAGILGFGVAIQKFQYIETFARYFAFIFLFIYSLKSFYSSFRLSHSMQTSQNLGSSRLKTVLLVLAFTWLNPHVYLDTVILLGSVSTSFGSLAWMFGLGAMSASFLFFFSLGYGARVLIPLFNKPISWKILEFITGVIMMILAFTFLFS comes from the coding sequence GTGATAAACGCTTTTATCTCAGGCTTCTTGCTTGGGCTTTCGCTGATTTTACCTATAGGCGCTCAAAACGCCTTTGTGCTAAGACAAGGCATCAAAAAGGAATTTATATTTCTAGTCTGCCTTATATGTGCTTTTAGCGATGCTTTGATGATATGGGCTGGAATTTTGGGATTTGGCGTTGCTATCCAAAAATTTCAATACATAGAAACATTTGCAAGATATTTTGCGTTTATATTTTTATTTATTTACTCTTTAAAAAGCTTTTACTCGTCATTTAGACTTTCACATAGCATGCAAACTTCACAAAATTTAGGCTCAAGCAGACTAAAAACAGTTCTTTTAGTACTTGCATTCACTTGGCTAAATCCTCACGTATATCTTGATACTGTGATTTTACTAGGTAGTGTTTCTACTAGCTTTGGGAGTTTAGCATGGATGTTCGGACTCGGAGCTATGAGCGCTTCTTTTCTGTTTTTCTTTAGCTTAGGATACGGCGCTAGAGTATTGATACCACTATTTAACAAACCTATATCTTGGAAAATCCTTGAGTTTATCACGGGCGTCATTATGATGATCTTAGCTTTTACATTTTTGTTTTCATAA